A region of Dysgonomonadaceae bacterium PH5-43 DNA encodes the following proteins:
- a CDS encoding hypothetical protein (product_source=Hypo-rule applied; superfamily=50998) — MTVTDSSILVIDNLSNKEITYDLSGNFISEKQVLNDIWSMDIFSINNTLYYWNNYSNSNKGKYLLFSRAFTDYTYKTHLPFDKDYERMGLNGSVYSIYNDNQEALIIYSGNEDIIYKLNREDNAIAEWKIEYKDPRAIYSINEINKLYEDNSGNAIIGLNSINATNNYLFLNIKTVKSGYNCLYNTKTKAIRYSEKPYSSGDILDDMQIRVKKIIDNKIIDYLDAADMLLIYKYVLANKDFKNKDFESRVKEVVKTMKEDDNPILFIYTLKE; from the coding sequence ATGACCGTGACTGACTCTTCCATTCTTGTAATTGATAATTTAAGTAATAAAGAAATAACCTACGACTTATCCGGCAACTTTATATCAGAAAAACAAGTATTAAATGATATTTGGTCTATGGATATTTTTTCGATAAACAACACTCTATATTATTGGAATAACTATAGTAATAGTAATAAGGGTAAATACTTGCTATTCTCTCGTGCATTTACTGATTATACCTACAAAACGCACCTTCCTTTTGATAAAGATTATGAACGTATGGGATTAAACGGCTCTGTATATTCTATTTATAATGATAATCAAGAAGCTCTTATTATTTATTCAGGCAATGAAGATATTATATACAAATTAAATAGAGAAGACAATGCAATAGCCGAATGGAAAATTGAATACAAAGATCCTCGTGCTATATACTCTATAAATGAAATAAACAAACTCTACGAGGACAATTCAGGTAATGCTATAATTGGATTGAATAGCATAAACGCAACAAATAACTATCTATTTCTAAACATAAAAACAGTTAAAAGTGGATATAATTGTTTGTACAACACAAAGACGAAAGCAATACGTTACTCTGAAAAGCCTTATAGCAGTGGAGATATACTTGATGATATGCAAATCAGAGTAAAGAAAATAATTGACAATAAGATTATTGATTATTTAGACGCTGCTGATATGTTATTGATATATAAATATGTGTTAGCGAATAAAGATTTCAAGAATAAAGATTTTGAATCAAGGGTAAAAGAGGTTGTCAAAACTATGAAAGAAGACGATAATCCTATATTATTCATTTATACTTTAAAAGAATAA
- a CDS encoding recombination protein RecR (product_source=KO:K06187; cath_funfam=3.40.1360.10; cog=COG0353; ko=KO:K06187; pfam=PF02132,PF13662; smart=SM00278; superfamily=111304; tigrfam=TIGR00615): protein MYEVIIRNRRRMTNKYPSALLENAVNEFAKLPGIGRKTALRLVLHSLKRSVEEVEAFGNAMINLRNDVNYCKVCHNICDDEVCDICSDPSRDSSLVCVVENIKEVMAIENTGQFRGLYHVLGGIISPMEGIGPSNLEINSLVERVGEDNVKEIILALSTTMEGDTTNFYIYRKLADKDVKVSVIARGVSIGDEIEYADEITLGRSIVNRTNFKDSLKV, encoded by the coding sequence TTGTACGAAGTTATTATACGAAATAGAAGAAGAATGACAAATAAATACCCATCGGCTTTGCTCGAAAATGCAGTGAACGAATTTGCCAAACTTCCCGGTATAGGCAGAAAAACAGCTTTACGTCTTGTGCTTCATTCATTAAAACGTTCGGTAGAAGAGGTTGAGGCTTTTGGAAATGCTATGATAAATCTTCGTAACGATGTGAACTACTGTAAAGTATGCCACAATATATGCGACGATGAAGTCTGCGATATTTGCAGCGACCCATCGCGCGACTCTTCTTTGGTTTGTGTGGTAGAGAATATAAAAGAAGTAATGGCTATTGAGAATACAGGGCAATTCAGAGGATTGTACCACGTGCTTGGTGGAATTATATCTCCGATGGAAGGGATAGGACCTTCTAACTTAGAAATAAATAGTTTGGTAGAAAGGGTAGGTGAGGATAATGTAAAAGAAATTATTCTTGCTCTTAGCACAACAATGGAGGGCGATACAACCAACTTTTACATATATCGAAAACTTGCCGATAAAGACGTTAAAGTATCTGTGATAGCTCGTGGTGTTTCTATAGGTGATGAAATAGAGTATGCAGATGAAATTACACTCGGTCGTTCTATCGTTAATAGAACTAACTTTAAAGACTCTTTGAAAGTATAA
- a CDS encoding aspartate/methionine/tyrosine aminotransferase (product_source=COG0436; cath_funfam=3.40.640.10; cog=COG0436; pfam=PF00155; superfamily=53383) codes for MKIPVEQEIIQEAIDELYIKDFSKATIREVVAVATKIEKQTGLEFIHMEMGVPGLPADEIGVNAEINALKNGVASIYPVLDGLPELKSEASRFIKAFIDLDISSNACIPVVGSMQGTFMSFLVAGQCDEKKDTILFIDPGFPVQKQQAVVLGYKYETFDVYDYRGDKLKDKLESYLSKGNIACVIYSNPNNPAWFCLKDSELKTIGDLANKYDTIVIEDLAYFAMDFRRDLGTPFEAPFQVSVGKYTDNYLLLISGSKAFSYAGERIAIVAISDKLYNRNYDGLIKRYGSGTFGSVFVHRVFYGITAGAPHAAQYALAAMMKAASDGKFRFLEDVKEYGRRARKLKEIFLKYGFKIVYDNDLGEDIADGFYFTISYPGMTGGQLMAALVPYGITAISLDTTGSKQDGLRACTSFIKDNQYALLDERLAAFVKELR; via the coding sequence ATGAAAATCCCAGTAGAACAAGAGATTATACAAGAGGCTATAGACGAATTGTATATTAAAGACTTCTCGAAAGCTACAATTAGAGAAGTAGTGGCCGTTGCAACAAAAATAGAAAAACAAACAGGTTTAGAGTTTATCCATATGGAAATGGGAGTTCCTGGACTTCCTGCCGACGAAATAGGTGTTAATGCCGAAATTAATGCTTTGAAGAATGGTGTAGCATCTATATATCCTGTACTTGATGGACTGCCAGAGTTAAAGAGCGAAGCATCTCGCTTCATCAAAGCATTTATCGACTTAGATATATCTTCTAATGCTTGTATTCCTGTGGTTGGTTCTATGCAAGGAACATTTATGTCGTTCTTAGTTGCCGGACAATGCGACGAGAAGAAAGATACTATTTTGTTTATAGACCCTGGTTTCCCAGTTCAGAAACAACAGGCTGTAGTATTAGGTTATAAATACGAAACATTTGATGTGTATGATTATCGAGGTGATAAACTAAAAGATAAACTCGAATCGTACCTTTCTAAAGGTAATATCGCTTGTGTTATATACTCTAATCCTAACAATCCGGCTTGGTTTTGTCTTAAAGATTCAGAACTAAAAACTATAGGAGACCTTGCTAATAAATACGATACAATAGTTATAGAAGACTTGGCTTATTTCGCTATGGATTTCCGTCGCGACTTAGGAACTCCGTTTGAAGCTCCATTTCAGGTTAGTGTGGGTAAATATACCGATAACTATTTGTTGCTTATCTCTGGCTCTAAAGCATTTAGTTATGCTGGTGAGCGTATCGCTATAGTTGCAATATCTGACAAGCTATATAATCGTAATTACGATGGTTTAATAAAACGTTATGGAAGTGGTACTTTTGGTAGTGTTTTTGTTCACCGTGTGTTTTACGGAATAACAGCGGGAGCTCCTCACGCTGCTCAATATGCTTTGGCTGCTATGATGAAAGCTGCATCCGATGGTAAGTTTCGTTTCTTAGAAGATGTAAAAGAGTATGGAAGAAGAGCTCGTAAGCTAAAAGAGATATTCCTTAAATATGGATTTAAGATTGTTTATGATAATGATTTAGGAGAGGATATTGCTGATGGTTTCTACTTTACTATATCTTATCCAGGAATGACAGGCGGACAACTTATGGCTGCTTTAGTTCCTTATGGTATTACCGCCATATCGTTAGATACAACAGGTAGTAAGCAAGACGGACTTAGAGCTTGTACATCTTTTATTAAAGATAATCAATATGCTTTGCTCGACGAACGATTAGCAGCCTTCGTTAAAGAATTAAGATAA
- a CDS encoding nitrogen regulatory protein PII (product_source=COG0347; cath_funfam=3.30.70.120; cog=COG0347; superfamily=54913), protein MKAVFIPFNQANKARLVEILDRMSIRGFTMWEEVQGRGTNGGQPHYGDHAWPTLNSSILAVIPDEKVDSLLQKIHELDKEAEMLGIHAFVWNVETFV, encoded by the coding sequence ATGAAAGCAGTTTTTATTCCATTCAATCAGGCGAACAAAGCTCGCCTGGTTGAAATTTTAGACCGTATGAGTATCAGAGGTTTCACTATGTGGGAAGAGGTTCAAGGCAGAGGCACTAATGGAGGGCAGCCTCATTATGGCGACCACGCCTGGCCTACTCTTAACTCTTCTATCCTTGCAGTTATCCCAGATGAAAAAGTAGATAGTCTTCTTCAGAAAATTCACGAATTAGATAAAGAAGCCGAAATGTTAGGTATTCACGCTTTTGTGTGGAATGTTGAAACTTTCGTTTAA
- a CDS encoding hypothetical protein (product_source=Hypo-rule applied; superfamily=56784), producing MTIAVDFDGTIVEHEYPKIGKPIPFAIDVLKKLQQEEQHILILWTMREGALLQEAIDYCEAKGLTFYAHNKNFPKEEYEEGSPRKLGVDLFIDDRNVGGLPDWGVIYRVIKSGRNSFDGIENIMEKSRKQNKKNWLISLGEAWDRARGRSY from the coding sequence ATGACTATTGCTGTAGATTTTGATGGAACCATTGTAGAACACGAATATCCGAAGATAGGTAAACCTATACCTTTTGCGATAGATGTTCTGAAAAAATTACAACAGGAAGAACAACATATCCTGATATTGTGGACAATGAGAGAGGGTGCGCTTCTTCAGGAAGCAATAGATTATTGTGAAGCTAAAGGTTTAACTTTTTATGCTCACAATAAAAACTTCCCTAAAGAGGAGTATGAAGAAGGTTCTCCTCGTAAACTTGGCGTGGATTTATTTATAGACGACAGAAATGTTGGTGGACTACCCGATTGGGGAGTTATATATAGAGTTATAAAATCAGGACGAAACAGTTTCGATGGTATAGAAAACATAATGGAGAAGTCTCGTAAACAAAATAAAAAGAATTGGCTAATATCTTTAGGCGAAGCTTGGGATAGAGCAAGAGGACGTAGTTATTAA